The Pseudobacteroides sp. genome includes a window with the following:
- the aroA gene encoding 3-phosphoshikimate 1-carboxyvinyltransferase, giving the protein MLIEQRDSLRGEITVPGDKSISHRAIMFGALAKGTTEIEGFLMGEDCLSTIDCFRKMQVGIEILPGNKVRVHGNGLYGLKPHPANSPLNTGKSGTSIRLLLGILAGQPYNSTVVRDDSAQRKPVGRVVKPLRQMGANITGREDGNLCPLLVSPSKLKGIKYELSFVNNEIKSPLLIAGLYAEGETTIVQAVKTRDHTELMLNYFGADIKVDGLTATSRRIENLYAQKVEIPGDISIAAYFITAGLLTQNSDITIKNVGFNPTRTGFIDVYKKMGAKIEIFNERMAGNEKVADIRVVSSDLKACDIEGDIIPRLIDEIPIIAVAATKAKGTTTIKNLKGFKIKESGRVKAIVTELSKVGANIRETDDGLVIEGGKPLRGTIIESYNDASIAMSMSIAGLYAEGETMIRKAQVVDLAFPDFFPLLNNL; this is encoded by the coding sequence ATGTTGATCGAGCAAAGAGATTCTCTAAGGGGAGAAATTACTGTACCAGGTGATAAATCCATTTCCCACAGAGCAATCATGTTTGGTGCACTTGCAAAGGGTACCACTGAAATTGAAGGCTTCTTGATGGGAGAGGATTGTCTAAGTACCATTGACTGCTTTAGAAAAATGCAGGTTGGAATTGAAATTCTTCCTGGCAACAAGGTAAGAGTGCACGGCAACGGCCTTTACGGCTTAAAGCCCCATCCTGCAAATTCTCCATTAAACACCGGAAAATCGGGTACTTCAATCAGGCTTTTACTTGGTATACTGGCCGGTCAGCCATACAATTCAACTGTTGTGAGGGATGACTCCGCCCAGAGAAAGCCAGTTGGAAGGGTAGTTAAGCCGCTTCGTCAAATGGGGGCTAACATAACCGGCAGGGAGGATGGAAATCTATGTCCATTATTGGTATCTCCCTCAAAGTTAAAGGGAATTAAATACGAGCTCTCCTTTGTCAATAACGAAATCAAGTCCCCTCTTTTAATAGCCGGGCTTTATGCAGAAGGTGAAACCACTATAGTCCAGGCCGTAAAGACCAGGGATCATACTGAGCTCATGCTAAATTACTTTGGTGCAGATATTAAGGTAGACGGACTAACCGCAACCAGCCGCAGAATAGAAAATCTCTACGCACAGAAAGTTGAAATTCCTGGTGATATTTCAATAGCTGCGTATTTTATTACAGCCGGTCTTCTTACTCAAAACTCCGATATAACAATCAAAAACGTTGGTTTCAATCCGACAAGAACCGGATTTATAGATGTATATAAAAAAATGGGTGCAAAAATAGAAATATTTAACGAAAGAATGGCCGGCAATGAAAAGGTTGCCGACATAAGGGTTGTTTCGTCCGACTTGAAGGCTTGTGATATTGAGGGTGATATTATTCCCCGCCTTATAGATGAAATCCCCATAATAGCAGTTGCTGCAACTAAAGCTAAGGGTACAACCACAATCAAAAACCTCAAAGGCTTTAAGATCAAAGAATCCGGCAGGGTTAAAGCTATAGTGACAGAACTTTCAAAGGTTGGTGCCAACATTCGTGAAACTGATGACGGTCTCGTTATTGAAGGCGGCAAGCCTTTACGCGGAACCATAATAGAAAGCTACAATGACGCTTCAATAGCTATGTCAATGTCTATTGCAGGCCTTTACGCAGAGGGTGAAACAATGATAAGAAAAGCACAGGTTGTTGACCTTGCTTTCCCTGACTTCTTCCCTCTTTTGAATAATTTATAG